In one Streptomyces sp. T12 genomic region, the following are encoded:
- a CDS encoding glycoside hydrolase N-terminal domain-containing protein encodes MDTAPSDRLPRRSLLALAAATGALTTLPAFTASAAPQRPTDSPLSEGSSRHQLWWQAPADEHSMIEQGLPVGNGRLGALVGNDPGRELLLITDATMWTGGRNDTLDADGQFPYGRDDFGSFTLLARLSVDIPDHDLSAVNGYRRTLDLAQGLVTTSYTRSAVTYRRRIFASRPDDVIVLHFTQSGGGCYTGTVVLEGTHGEGAGVSFGTAFPNGLRYGAAVTAYGTGGRVTVSGSRIDFAGCRELTVVVSGGTDYAPDAAQDYRDPSLDPHKLARTKVRDAATHAVDTLLRTHVADYQDLYGRMDLALGTSSAEQRSLDTWERLRARARDGAPDPELEAAYVHFGRYLMISGSRGSLPLALQGLWLDGNDPDWMGDYHTDINIQMNYWMADRTGLSPCFDALTDYCLAQLPSWTDLTRRLFSDPRNRYRNSTGRNAGWTVAISTNPHGGGGWWWHPAGNAWLCATLWEHYEYTRSRELLARIYPLLKGACEFWEARLLTTTLPGTTQEVLIADSDWSPEHGPLDAKGITYAQELVWALFGNYCTAAAELRTDMDYADTIASLRRKLYLPQVSPSTGWLEEWMSPDNLGETTHRHLSPLVGLFPGDRIRPDGSTPAHLVAGATALLTARGTESFGWANAWRGLCWARLKDAEKAYQLVVNNLRPSTGGSNGTAPNLFDIYEVERGRGIFQIDANFGTAAAVVEMLLYSRPGHIELLPALPDAWAGSGFVRGVAARGGFEADLRWHDGRPTEVRIHSVGGRTTTVAYGGVSRTVTLRPGASVTLKDFAR; translated from the coding sequence ATCGAGCAGGGCCTGCCGGTCGGCAACGGCCGCCTCGGCGCCCTCGTCGGCAACGACCCCGGCCGCGAACTCCTCCTGATCACCGACGCCACGATGTGGACCGGCGGCCGCAACGACACCCTCGACGCCGACGGCCAGTTCCCCTACGGCCGTGACGACTTCGGCTCCTTCACCCTCCTCGCCCGCCTCTCCGTCGACATCCCTGACCACGACCTGTCCGCCGTCAACGGCTACCGCCGCACCCTCGACCTGGCACAGGGGCTGGTGACCACGTCGTACACGCGCTCCGCAGTGACGTACCGCAGGCGGATCTTCGCCAGTCGACCCGACGACGTGATCGTCCTGCACTTCACGCAGAGCGGCGGCGGCTGCTACACCGGCACCGTCGTGCTGGAGGGCACGCACGGTGAGGGCGCCGGGGTGTCTTTCGGCACGGCATTCCCGAACGGCCTGCGCTACGGGGCCGCCGTCACCGCGTACGGCACGGGCGGCCGGGTCACCGTCAGCGGCTCGCGGATCGATTTCGCCGGGTGCCGGGAGCTGACTGTGGTCGTGAGCGGCGGCACCGACTACGCGCCGGACGCGGCCCAGGACTACCGCGATCCGTCCCTCGACCCGCACAAGCTGGCCCGCACCAAGGTGCGCGATGCCGCCACCCACGCCGTCGACACCCTGCTGCGCACCCATGTCGCCGACTACCAGGACCTGTACGGGCGCATGGACCTCGCGCTCGGCACGTCGTCCGCCGAGCAGCGCTCGCTGGACACCTGGGAACGGCTCCGGGCGCGGGCCCGGGACGGCGCACCCGACCCCGAACTCGAAGCCGCCTACGTGCACTTCGGCCGCTACCTGATGATCTCCGGTTCACGCGGGAGCCTGCCCCTCGCCCTGCAAGGGCTGTGGCTCGACGGCAACGACCCGGACTGGATGGGCGACTACCACACCGACATCAACATCCAGATGAACTACTGGATGGCCGACCGCACGGGCCTGTCGCCGTGCTTCGACGCCCTCACCGACTACTGCCTCGCCCAGCTCCCGTCCTGGACCGACCTCACCCGCCGACTGTTCAGCGACCCCCGCAACCGCTACCGCAACTCCACCGGCAGGAACGCCGGCTGGACCGTCGCCATCTCCACCAACCCCCACGGCGGAGGCGGCTGGTGGTGGCACCCGGCGGGCAACGCCTGGCTGTGCGCGACCTTGTGGGAGCACTACGAGTACACCCGGTCACGGGAACTCCTGGCCAGGATCTACCCGTTGCTCAAGGGGGCCTGCGAGTTCTGGGAGGCCAGACTGCTCACCACCACCCTCCCCGGCACCACACAGGAGGTGTTGATCGCCGACAGCGACTGGTCGCCCGAGCACGGCCCGCTCGACGCCAAGGGCATCACCTACGCTCAGGAACTGGTGTGGGCGCTGTTCGGGAACTACTGCACCGCTGCGGCCGAGCTGCGGACGGACATGGACTACGCGGATACGATCGCCTCACTGCGCAGAAAGCTCTACCTGCCACAGGTCAGCCCGAGCACCGGCTGGCTGGAGGAGTGGATGTCCCCCGACAACCTCGGCGAGACCACGCACCGGCACCTGTCCCCGCTCGTCGGCCTGTTCCCCGGCGACCGGATCCGCCCCGACGGCTCCACCCCGGCCCACCTCGTGGCCGGCGCCACCGCCCTGCTCACCGCGCGCGGCACGGAGAGCTTCGGCTGGGCCAACGCCTGGCGCGGCCTGTGCTGGGCCCGCCTGAAGGACGCGGAGAAGGCCTACCAGCTGGTCGTGAACAACCTCCGCCCGTCGACCGGCGGCAGCAACGGCACGGCACCCAACCTCTTCGACATCTACGAGGTGGAACGCGGCCGGGGCATCTTCCAGATCGACGCCAACTTCGGCACTGCGGCCGCGGTGGTGGAGATGCTGCTGTACTCCCGGCCGGGGCACATCGAACTCCTCCCGGCGCTTCCCGACGCCTGGGCAGGCTCGGGCTTCGTCCGGGGCGTGGCCGCGCGGGGCGGCTTCGAGGCGGACCTGCGCTGGCACGACGGGAGACCGACCGAGGTCCGGATCCACAGCGTCGGCGGCCGCACCACGACGGTCGCGTACGGCGGTGTGTCGCGCACGGTCACCCTGCGGCCCGGCGCCTCCGTCACGTTGAAGGACTTCGCCCGGTGA
- a CDS encoding SGNH/GDSL hydrolase family protein, which yields MLTLVACQSPPAEATGDPSGVVTWAASADRMGDGVAGRGYRLVVHTSAGGTDLRIRLSNAFGDRPLTFDSVYAGIQEQGAELRPGSNRRLTFGGARTVTVPAGGTVWSDPLPGRLPAATNLAVSLHSPDAGGPASGHWMALQSSYATQGDHTAEESGAAWTIPTGSWFYLDAVSVRAPAGTGAVVALGDSITDGWQSTADLNRRWPDYLARRLQRADTAVKGVANEGMSGNKVLADNPGQSGLNRLERDVLSQPGVRTVFLFQGVNDIKAHTGVTAADLIDGYREIVDRARAAGKCVVGATVGPFKGWHEWDPAAEAVRQEVNAFIRTSGEFDAVTDFDRILRSPYDPARMLPALDGGDHIHPNDKGMQAMADAVDLTALDCDTTG from the coding sequence CTGTTGACGCTCGTCGCCTGCCAGTCCCCGCCCGCCGAGGCGACCGGCGACCCCAGCGGCGTCGTCACCTGGGCGGCGAGCGCCGACCGGATGGGCGACGGTGTCGCCGGCCGCGGCTACCGGCTCGTCGTCCACACCAGCGCGGGCGGAACCGACCTGCGGATCCGGCTCTCCAACGCCTTCGGGGACCGGCCGCTGACCTTCGACAGCGTCTACGCGGGCATCCAGGAACAGGGCGCCGAACTGCGGCCCGGCAGCAACCGGCGCCTGACTTTCGGCGGTGCGCGCACGGTCACCGTGCCGGCCGGCGGCACCGTGTGGAGCGACCCGCTGCCCGGCAGGCTGCCCGCCGCGACCAACCTCGCCGTGAGCCTGCACAGCCCGGACGCGGGCGGCCCGGCCAGCGGCCACTGGATGGCCCTGCAGTCGTCGTACGCCACCCAGGGCGACCACACCGCCGAGGAGAGCGGCGCCGCCTGGACCATCCCGACCGGCTCCTGGTTCTACCTCGACGCCGTCTCCGTACGCGCCCCCGCGGGCACCGGAGCGGTGGTCGCCCTCGGCGACTCCATCACCGACGGCTGGCAGTCCACCGCCGACCTGAACCGCCGATGGCCCGACTACCTGGCCCGCCGCCTGCAACGCGCGGACACGGCGGTGAAGGGCGTGGCCAACGAAGGAATGTCCGGGAACAAGGTCCTCGCGGACAACCCCGGCCAGAGCGGGCTGAACCGGCTGGAGCGGGATGTCCTGTCCCAGCCGGGGGTGCGGACCGTGTTCCTGTTCCAGGGCGTCAACGACATCAAGGCCCATACGGGTGTCACGGCCGCGGACCTGATCGACGGCTACCGCGAGATCGTCGACCGGGCCCGCGCGGCCGGCAAGTGCGTCGTCGGCGCGACCGTCGGCCCCTTCAAGGGCTGGCACGAATGGGACCCGGCCGCCGAGGCCGTGCGCCAGGAGGTCAACGCCTTCATCCGCACCAGCGGCGAGTTCGACGCCGTCACCGACTTCGACCGCATCCTGCGCAGCCCCTACGACCCCGCACGGATGCTTCCGGCCCTCGACGGCGGCGACCACATCCACCCCAACGACAAGGGGATGCAGGCGATGGCCGACGCCGTCGACCTGACCGCCCTCGACTGCGACACCACCGGCTGA
- a CDS encoding AAA family ATPase: MSQTSFSTPLIGREDELDRLSGVLERARSGESRAVLIAGDAGVGKTRVLDEVAGRAAADRMIVLAGHCVDLGDVGLPYLPFTEVLGVLAAEERFAQVLTAHPVVEGLLGGGTDAVRDRLRLFEGIAGLLADLADVAPVLLVLEDLHWADQSSRDLLRFLLSRGILQRPTGGAPAHRLAVLASYRADDLHRRHPLRPLLAELVRLPAVERLELRPLADAEVTRLVRAVQERPLSDGTVRRIVERAEGNAFYAEELVAATDTEVGGVPSGLADVLLIRFEQLSDTAQQVLRTAAVAGRRVEHELLRGAVGIPEEELEAALREAIGRQLLVAGDGDTYAFRHALAREAVYADLLPGERARLHGAFARLLTGRGRPAETAAERAHHYRESHDLAEALAASLEAADHAHRVGAPAEELRHLEAALDLWSSVEPSARPSGEGNDRVTLTLRASAAAAHAGESHRAVTLTRSALAGVGQDTDTELAARVRYTLAGNLLSVDSLTAAFAYSSEALALIPAEPPSRTWTWAAATHVMAARQVGENETALRVGREALRTAEKLQVTDAQADLLISLTGLEGGSRGTPEGRERMRQARELARRAGNAPVEMRALFNLAIGCFESGDLQECLAWLTEGLDRARRAGLLSSSYPLAMRYLQLLVLYTLGRWDECVSAAAADTEVLPATGGYAAGPALYVALARGDLAAAEQARALLEGPFDWMGTLVAGIALTDAAALRGDAEEAVERMRSTVAALTDEAGKLPDSTVRLAALALAAVADRAAALRLTGDEAEVRRWAGTATELVELARTAAVHGESGTPQGPEGMAWLARAEAEWARAVSGPDVRAWAKAVAASDYGDEYERARCRLRHAEALLAADDREAAATEARAARDTAARLGATLLLERLDALIRRGRLAETSTDRSSPLTAREQEVLLLLALGRSNRQIGEELYITGKTASVHVSNILAKLGAASRTEAVAIAYRQGLITREETVG; this comes from the coding sequence GTGTCGCAGACCTCATTCAGCACGCCGTTGATCGGGCGGGAAGACGAGCTTGACCGGCTCTCCGGTGTGCTGGAGCGGGCCCGAAGCGGTGAGAGCCGGGCCGTCTTGATCGCCGGGGATGCCGGGGTGGGCAAGACCCGGGTGCTGGACGAGGTCGCGGGGCGCGCCGCTGCGGACAGAATGATCGTCCTGGCCGGGCACTGTGTCGATCTCGGCGACGTCGGGCTGCCGTATCTGCCGTTCACCGAGGTGCTGGGAGTCCTCGCCGCTGAGGAGCGGTTCGCGCAGGTCCTCACCGCGCATCCCGTGGTCGAAGGGCTGCTGGGCGGCGGGACGGACGCCGTGAGGGACCGGCTGCGGTTGTTCGAGGGCATCGCGGGGCTGCTCGCCGATCTGGCGGACGTCGCGCCCGTGCTGCTCGTGCTGGAGGATCTGCACTGGGCCGACCAGTCGTCCAGGGATCTGCTGCGGTTCCTGTTGAGCCGGGGGATCTTGCAACGGCCGACGGGGGGTGCGCCCGCGCATCGGCTTGCCGTGTTGGCCTCGTACCGCGCGGATGATCTGCATCGACGTCATCCGCTGCGGCCGCTGCTGGCCGAGTTGGTGCGGCTGCCCGCCGTCGAGCGGCTCGAACTGCGGCCGTTGGCCGACGCCGAGGTGACGCGTCTGGTGCGGGCCGTGCAGGAGCGGCCGCTGTCGGACGGCACGGTCCGGCGGATCGTCGAGCGGGCCGAGGGCAACGCTTTTTACGCCGAGGAGCTGGTCGCGGCGACCGACACGGAGGTCGGCGGGGTGCCCAGCGGGCTGGCCGACGTTCTCCTCATCCGGTTCGAGCAGCTGTCCGACACCGCCCAGCAGGTGCTGCGTACGGCCGCCGTCGCGGGGCGCCGTGTCGAACACGAGCTGCTGCGGGGCGCCGTGGGCATCCCGGAGGAGGAGCTGGAGGCGGCCCTGCGGGAGGCGATCGGGCGGCAGTTGCTCGTGGCCGGCGACGGCGACACGTACGCGTTCCGGCACGCGCTCGCGCGGGAGGCGGTGTACGCCGATCTGCTGCCCGGTGAACGGGCCCGGCTGCACGGCGCGTTCGCCCGGCTGCTCACCGGACGCGGCCGACCCGCCGAGACGGCGGCGGAGCGCGCCCACCACTACCGCGAGAGCCACGACCTGGCCGAGGCGCTGGCCGCCTCGCTGGAGGCCGCCGACCACGCGCACCGGGTCGGCGCTCCCGCCGAAGAGCTACGGCATCTGGAGGCCGCCCTGGACCTGTGGTCGTCGGTGGAGCCGTCGGCGCGGCCCTCGGGCGAGGGAAACGACCGTGTGACGCTCACGCTGCGCGCGTCGGCGGCGGCCGCGCACGCCGGGGAGTCGCACCGCGCGGTCACCCTCACCCGCTCCGCGCTCGCCGGCGTCGGCCAGGACACGGACACCGAGCTCGCCGCCCGGGTCCGCTACACGCTCGCCGGCAATCTGCTCAGCGTCGACAGCCTGACGGCGGCCTTCGCATACAGCAGCGAGGCGCTCGCTCTGATCCCCGCCGAGCCTCCGTCGCGCACGTGGACGTGGGCGGCGGCCACGCATGTCATGGCGGCACGCCAGGTCGGGGAGAACGAGACCGCGCTGCGGGTCGGCCGCGAGGCCCTGCGCACGGCCGAGAAATTGCAGGTGACGGATGCCCAGGCCGACCTGCTCATCTCTCTGACCGGACTCGAAGGCGGCAGCCGCGGCACGCCGGAGGGCCGGGAGCGGATGCGCCAGGCCCGGGAGTTGGCGCGGCGTGCGGGCAACGCGCCGGTGGAGATGCGCGCGCTGTTCAACCTCGCCATCGGCTGCTTCGAGTCCGGTGACCTTCAGGAGTGTCTGGCCTGGCTGACGGAGGGGCTGGACCGGGCCCGGCGTGCCGGGTTGCTGTCCTCGTCGTATCCGCTGGCGATGCGGTATCTGCAACTGCTGGTGCTGTACACGCTGGGCCGCTGGGACGAGTGCGTGAGCGCTGCCGCGGCCGACACCGAGGTGCTGCCCGCGACGGGCGGATATGCGGCCGGTCCGGCGCTGTACGTCGCTCTCGCTCGCGGCGACCTCGCGGCCGCCGAGCAGGCTCGCGCCCTGCTGGAGGGGCCCTTCGACTGGATGGGCACGCTCGTCGCGGGCATCGCGCTCACCGACGCCGCCGCGCTGCGCGGTGACGCGGAGGAGGCGGTGGAGCGGATGCGGTCCACGGTCGCGGCTCTCACCGACGAGGCGGGCAAGCTGCCCGACTCCACGGTCCGGCTCGCCGCCCTCGCGCTGGCCGCGGTCGCCGACCGTGCCGCCGCGCTGCGCCTGACCGGCGACGAGGCGGAGGTGCGCCGCTGGGCGGGGACGGCGACCGAACTGGTCGAACTGGCCCGGACGGCGGCCGTGCACGGCGAGAGCGGCACGCCACAGGGCCCGGAAGGCATGGCGTGGCTGGCCCGCGCGGAGGCGGAGTGGGCGCGGGCGGTGTCCGGGCCGGACGTGCGGGCGTGGGCGAAGGCGGTGGCCGCCTCCGACTACGGCGACGAGTACGAGCGGGCGCGGTGCCGACTGCGCCACGCCGAGGCCCTGTTGGCGGCGGACGACCGCGAGGCGGCGGCCACCGAGGCCCGGGCGGCCCGGGACACGGCGGCCCGGCTCGGCGCTACGCTTCTGCTGGAGCGACTGGACGCCTTGATCCGCCGCGGCCGCCTCGCGGAAACCTCCACCGACCGCTCCTCGCCGCTCACGGCCCGCGAGCAGGAGGTCCTGCTCCTGCTCGCCCTCGGCCGCAGCAACCGGCAGATCGGCGAGGAGCTGTACATCACCGGCAAGACGGCGAGCGTCCACGTCTCCAACATCCTCGCCAAGCTGGGCGCCGCGAGCCGCACGGAGGCGGTGGCGATCGCCTATCGGCAGGGTTTGATCACCCGCGAGGAGACGGTCGGCTGA
- a CDS encoding UBP-type zinc finger domain-containing protein, which translates to MSSDNGIDPSVPPSGSGCAECDAVGGWWFHLRRCAQCGHVGCCDSSPAKHATGHFRDTGHPFVQSFEPGENWYWNYETDELYESGPELTPPVSHPAEQPAPGPAGRVPDDWAKTLRA; encoded by the coding sequence ATGAGCAGCGACAACGGAATCGACCCGAGCGTTCCGCCGAGCGGGAGCGGGTGTGCCGAGTGCGATGCGGTCGGGGGGTGGTGGTTCCATCTGCGGCGGTGTGCGCAGTGCGGGCATGTGGGGTGTTGTGACAGTTCGCCCGCGAAGCATGCGACGGGGCATTTCCGGGACACCGGGCACCCCTTCGTGCAGAGCTTCGAGCCGGGTGAGAACTGGTACTGGAACTACGAGACGGACGAGTTGTACGAGTCGGGGCCTGAGCTGACTCCGCCGGTGAGTCATCCGGCTGAGCAGCCTGCGCCGGGGCCTGCGGGGCGGGTGCCGGATGATTGGGCGAAGACCTTGCGTGCCTGA
- a CDS encoding ATP-binding protein — protein sequence MSGQSMPCNPGEIGALFLFEKLTPEQLGRLCSEGRVELFQPGPVYAEGDPATCFYVMVEGTVVLSRRVGGDDVEVTRTSQRGVYSGAWQAYLGDRVPQVYNSSMRVTEPTRFFVLPAETFAAVIQEWFPMALHLLEGLFFGQKSTQSAINQRERLLALGSLSAGLTHELNNPAAAAVRATATLRERVAKMRHKLAIIAQGSYSPEVMANLIDIQERTAERVAKAPTLSPLEASDREDELTDWLDDHGIAEGWRIAPTFVQAGLDADWLDQIAAAVDEEILPSAIGWLNYTVETELLMDEINDSTNRISHLVDAAKQYSQLDRAPFQNADVHELLDSTLLMLSGKIGRQIKVVKEYDRTLPKIPAYPAELNQVWTNLIDNAVAAIESAGGEGTLTVRTAPDHDRLLVEFRDTGVGIPPEHRGRIFDPFFTTKPVGEGTGLGLDISWRIVVNKHHGSLQVESQPGDTRFQVLLPLTSAEEESA from the coding sequence ATGAGCGGGCAGTCGATGCCGTGCAATCCGGGGGAGATCGGGGCGCTGTTCCTGTTCGAGAAGCTCACCCCGGAGCAGCTCGGCAGGCTGTGCAGCGAGGGGCGGGTGGAGCTGTTCCAGCCCGGTCCCGTGTACGCCGAGGGTGATCCCGCGACCTGCTTCTACGTCATGGTCGAGGGCACCGTCGTGCTGTCCCGGCGGGTCGGCGGGGACGACGTGGAGGTCACCCGGACCTCCCAGCGCGGGGTGTACTCCGGGGCCTGGCAGGCCTACCTCGGGGACCGCGTGCCGCAGGTCTACAACAGCTCGATGCGGGTCACGGAGCCGACGCGCTTCTTCGTGCTGCCCGCCGAGACCTTCGCGGCCGTGATCCAGGAGTGGTTCCCGATGGCCCTGCATCTGCTCGAAGGCCTCTTCTTCGGCCAGAAGAGCACCCAGTCGGCCATCAACCAACGCGAACGGCTGCTGGCGCTCGGCTCGTTGTCCGCCGGGCTCACACACGAGCTCAACAACCCCGCGGCGGCGGCCGTACGAGCGACCGCGACGCTGCGCGAGCGGGTGGCGAAGATGCGGCACAAGCTCGCCATCATCGCGCAGGGCTCCTACTCCCCCGAGGTCATGGCGAACCTCATCGACATCCAGGAGCGCACGGCCGAACGCGTCGCCAAGGCACCCACGTTGAGCCCCTTGGAGGCCTCGGACCGGGAGGACGAACTCACCGACTGGCTGGACGACCACGGCATCGCGGAGGGCTGGCGGATCGCGCCCACCTTCGTGCAGGCCGGTCTGGACGCGGACTGGCTGGACCAGATCGCGGCGGCCGTGGACGAGGAGATCCTGCCGAGCGCGATCGGATGGCTCAACTACACCGTCGAGACCGAGCTGTTGATGGACGAGATCAACGACTCCACCAACCGCATCTCGCACCTCGTCGACGCCGCCAAGCAGTACTCCCAGCTCGACCGCGCGCCCTTCCAGAACGCCGACGTGCACGAACTCCTCGACAGCACCCTGCTGATGCTGTCGGGCAAGATCGGCCGGCAGATCAAGGTCGTCAAGGAGTACGACCGTACGCTGCCGAAGATCCCGGCGTACCCGGCGGAGCTCAACCAGGTGTGGACGAACCTGATCGACAACGCGGTCGCGGCGATCGAGAGCGCCGGCGGGGAAGGGACGTTGACCGTGCGGACGGCACCGGATCACGACCGGCTGCTGGTGGAGTTCCGCGATACGGGGGTCGGGATTCCGCCGGAGCACCGGGGGCGGATCTTCGATCCCTTCTTCACGACGAAGCCGGTGGGTGAGGGAACCGGGCTCGGCCTCGACATCTCCTGGCGGATCGTGGTCAACAAGCACCACGGCAGCCTCCAGGTGGAGTCGCAGCCGGGTGACACCCGCTTCCAGGTGCTGCTGCCGCTCACATCGGCCGAGGAGGAGTCCGCATGA
- a CDS encoding FAD-dependent oxidoreductase, producing MAQAADAARTVILTVDDDPGVSRAVARDLRRRYGASHRIVRAESGESAMEALRELKLRGDLVAVILADYRMPQMNGIEFLEQALDVYPGARRVLLTAYADTNAAIDAINVVDLDHYLLKPWDPPEEKLYPVLDDLLEAWRRSDYRPVPSTKVVGHRWSARSSEVREFLARNQVPYRWYSADEPEGQRLLAAAGQDGQRLPLVITPDGTPLVAPEAPELAAQVGLATMPTADFYDLVVIGGGPAGLGAAVYGASEGLRTVLVERSATGGQAGQSSRIENYLGFPDGVSGAQLTDRARRQAAKFGAEILTAREVTALEVSGAARIVRFSDGSAVAAHSVILATGVSYRQLAAPGCEDLTGCGVFYGSALTEAPSCQGQDVYIVGGANSAGQAAMYLSRGAKSVTLLVRGSSLSASMSHYLIQQIDEAPNISVRTGTVVESAHGSDHLEQLTLRDVESGRTELVDAQWMFVFIGAAPLTDWLGETVLRDERGFILAGPDLTSDGRPPAGWELDRPPYHLETNVPGVFVAGDARAESAKRVASAVGEGAMAVMLVHRYLEQS from the coding sequence ATGGCACAGGCCGCCGACGCAGCGCGGACCGTCATTCTGACCGTGGATGACGATCCGGGGGTGTCCCGGGCGGTCGCCCGTGATCTGCGACGGCGCTACGGTGCGTCGCACCGGATCGTGCGGGCGGAGTCCGGCGAGTCCGCGATGGAGGCGTTGCGGGAACTGAAGCTGCGCGGTGATCTCGTGGCCGTGATCCTGGCCGACTACCGCATGCCGCAGATGAACGGCATCGAGTTCCTCGAACAGGCCCTGGACGTGTACCCGGGGGCGCGGCGGGTGCTGTTGACCGCGTACGCGGACACGAACGCGGCGATCGACGCGATCAACGTCGTCGACCTTGATCACTACCTGCTCAAGCCGTGGGATCCGCCCGAGGAGAAGCTCTACCCGGTCCTGGACGACCTGTTGGAGGCGTGGCGGCGCAGCGACTACCGGCCGGTGCCCAGCACCAAGGTGGTCGGGCACCGGTGGTCGGCGCGCTCCTCGGAGGTACGGGAGTTCCTGGCCCGCAACCAGGTGCCGTACCGCTGGTACTCCGCCGATGAGCCGGAGGGGCAGCGGCTGCTGGCCGCGGCCGGGCAGGACGGGCAGCGGCTGCCGTTGGTGATCACGCCGGACGGGACGCCGCTGGTCGCCCCGGAGGCCCCCGAGCTGGCGGCGCAGGTCGGGCTGGCCACAATGCCGACGGCCGACTTCTACGACCTCGTCGTCATCGGCGGCGGACCCGCCGGGCTCGGCGCGGCCGTGTACGGGGCCTCGGAGGGCCTGCGGACCGTGCTGGTGGAGCGGTCGGCCACCGGTGGGCAGGCCGGGCAGAGCTCCCGGATCGAGAACTACCTCGGCTTCCCGGACGGCGTGTCGGGGGCGCAGCTCACCGACCGGGCCCGGCGGCAGGCGGCGAAGTTCGGCGCCGAGATCCTCACCGCGCGCGAGGTGACGGCACTGGAGGTCAGCGGCGCCGCCCGGATCGTACGGTTCTCGGACGGCTCGGCGGTCGCCGCGCACAGCGTGATCCTGGCGACCGGCGTGTCGTACCGGCAGCTGGCGGCGCCCGGCTGCGAGGACCTGACCGGCTGCGGGGTGTTCTACGGGTCGGCGCTGACGGAGGCACCGTCCTGCCAGGGCCAGGACGTGTACATCGTCGGCGGCGCCAACTCCGCCGGGCAGGCGGCGATGTATCTGTCGCGGGGCGCCAAGTCGGTGACGCTGCTGGTGCGTGGTTCGTCGCTGTCGGCGTCCATGTCGCACTACCTGATCCAGCAGATCGACGAGGCGCCGAACATCTCGGTGCGCACCGGCACGGTCGTCGAGTCCGCACACGGCTCCGACCACCTGGAGCAGCTGACGCTGCGCGACGTGGAGAGCGGGCGGACGGAACTCGTCGATGCGCAGTGGATGTTCGTGTTCATCGGCGCGGCCCCGCTGACCGACTGGCTGGGCGAGACGGTGCTGCGGGACGAGCGCGGCTTCATCCTGGCCGGGCCCGACCTGACGTCGGACGGGCGGCCGCCGGCCGGCTGGGAGCTGGACCGGCCGCCGTACCACCTGGAGACGAACGTCCCGGGCGTGTTCGTGGCGGGCGACGCGCGCGCCGAGTCCGCCAAGCGCGTGGCGTCCGCCGTCGGAGAGGGAGCCATGGCCGTGATGCTCGTCCACCGCTATCTGGAGCAGTCATGA
- a CDS encoding VOC family protein: MALEWEQVNVDAADPAALGRWWAEALGWVVVNDSAEEYEIRPEHDRLPGLLFAPVPEGKTVKNRLHLDFRPEDQDAEVTRLLALGARHADVGQTGEEPWVTLADPEGNEFCVLAARRG, encoded by the coding sequence ATGGCCTTGGAATGGGAACAAGTGAACGTGGACGCGGCCGACCCGGCTGCCCTGGGGCGTTGGTGGGCCGAGGCGCTCGGCTGGGTCGTGGTGAACGACTCGGCCGAGGAGTACGAGATCCGGCCGGAGCACGACCGCCTGCCGGGCCTGCTCTTCGCCCCGGTACCGGAGGGCAAGACCGTCAAGAACCGCCTCCACCTCGACTTCCGTCCCGAAGACCAGGACGCGGAGGTCACCCGCCTGCTCGCGCTCGGCGCACGCCACGCGGACGTCGGTCAGACCGGCGAGGAGCCGTGGGTCACGCTGGCGGATCCCGAGGGCAACGAGTTCTGCGTGCTGGCCGCGCGGCGCGGCTGA